The Sagittula stellata E-37 sequence CTGGTACTGGCTGCGCGGCTAGGCGTCGGGTCAGATCACGCCGATTTCCGCAAGTGCACCGGCCAGTTCGGGCGGCAGCGGGTCCTCTGCCGCGCGCGAGGCGGGCAGGTCGGCGGGGGCGTCGCCGGTGGCGAGGTAGCGCCAGCCCTGGAAAGGACGCTTGGGAGTGGTCTGCACGCGGATCAGCCCGGGCTCCAGCACGATGGCGCAGCGTTCGATCCCGTCCTGTCCGGTCACCCGGTCGAGCCGCGCTATTCTCTGCCGGGCCTGTATCAGGCCCTTGATGACCCAGAAGATCGATCCGCCGTTCAGCACCTCGGCCTCGCGCCGGGGCCACATGCGGGTGACATGGCGCGGCATTCCTTCCGGCCAGCGCGGGGCCTGCGCGGTCTGCCAGGCGGCGAGATCCTCGACCGACTCGGTGCCGACGGAAAGCTTCAGGAGGTGGACGGTGGCAGGCATGGTGACGTCCTCGGCGCGTTGGTTGGGGTGTCCCGGTCGGGAGCTACAAGATAGGGTGTTGCCTTCTGGACGCAAGCCCGGGCGATCACCTTGCAAGACGTGCCCAGCGGTTGCATGACTGATCCCGCGTATGCGCGGAGGCCGTGATGACGCCGAAGATCCTGACAACGATGAAAACCTACGACCGCGAGACCCTGCGCGCCGATGTGCTGGCGGGGATCACGGTGGCGATGGTGGCCCTGCCGCTGAGCCTTGCCATTGCGGTGGCGTCCGGGGCAGGGCCGGAGAAGGGGTTGGTGACGGCCATCGTCGGCGGTTTCCTGATCTCGCTGCTGGGCGGCAGCCGGGTGCAGATCGGCGGGCCGACCGGCGCCTTCATCGTGGTCGTCTACGGTGTGATCGCCGAACATGGCTATGACGGGCTGGTGCTGGCCACGCTGATGGGCGGGCTGATCCTGCTGATCGCGGGCGCGCTGAAGGCCGGGCGGCTGATCCGGCTGGTGCCGGAGCCGGTGATCAACGGGTTCACCATCGGCATTGCGGTGATCATTGCCACGAGCCAGCTGAAGGACCTGCTGGGCCTCGACGCGGATGTGCCAGCCGAGTTCTTCGCCAAGCTGGGCGCGCTATGGCAGGCGCGGGACGCGGTCAGCGGCGCGGCACTGGGGGCCGGGCTGGCCGCGATGGTGCTGATCGTGGCGCTGCGCCGGGCGTTCCCCAAGTTGCCGGGCCTGATCGTCGCCGTGGCGCTGGTCTCGGCCGTGGTGGCGGTGGCGGACCTGCCGGTGGACACTATCCGCAGCCGGTTCGGCGACCTGCCGCGCAGCCTGCCGTTGCCCGCCGTGCCAGAGGTCACGCTGGCGCGGCTGGCGGAACTGCTGCCCTCCGCGCTGATCATCGCTTTCCTCGCCGGGGTCGAGTCGCTCCTGTCGGCCATGGTCGCAGACCGGATGAGCGGCGGCCACCATCGCCCCAACGCCGAACTGCTGGCGCAGGGGGCGGCGAACGTCGGATCGGCCCTTTTCGGGGGGCTGCCGGCAACCGGCGCCATCGCGCGGACCGCCACCAACGTGCGGGCCGGTGGGCGGACGCCGGTGGCCGGGCTGGTGCACGCGGTGACGATCCTCGTGGTGATGCTGGTGGCCGCCCCGCTTGCCGGATACATGGCGATGCCCGCGCTCGCCGGGCTGCTGATCCTGACCGCGTGGAACATGAGCGAGCCGCACCGCTGGGCCAGCTATCTGAAAGAGCGCCGGTCCGACCAGGTGTTGCTGGTGCTGACCTTCGTGCTGACGGTCGTGGCCGACCTGACGGTGGCCATCGGCACGGGCGTTGCGCTGGGACTGGCACTGCGCCTTGCCCGGCGGCAGGTGCCGGACGCCGATTGGGAACCGCGCGACCGCTGACCTTTGCATCCCTGCGCGGTCAGTCTGCGATAAGGCCGATGACGTCGGAACACCTTTGCTGGCCAACCGCCTTTCCGCACGATATGGTGTTCGCCTGATCCCCGACTCCAACAAGTTGCGTGACCTGCGCCCTCTCTGCCTGTCTTCCCTCGCCGAAGGAGAATCGCCCGCCATGACTCGTTTCGCCGCGCCCATCGCCGAACAGATCTGGGACATGAAGTATCGCCTCAAGGAGGCGGATGGCACGCCCATCGACCTGTCGGTGGAAGACACCTGGCGGCGCATCGCCCGCGCGCTGGCCGAGGTCGAGGCAGAGCCCGCCGTCTGGGAAGACCGGTTCTACGCCGCGCTGGAGGACTTCAAGTACCTGCCCGCGGGCCGGATCACCGCGGGGGCGGGCACCGCGCGCTCGGTCACGCTGTTCAACTGCTTCGTCATGGGCACGATCCCCGACACCATGGGCGGCATCTTCGACATGCTGAAGGAGGCCGCGCTGACCATGCAGCAGGGCGGCGGCATCGGTTACGATTTCTCCACCATCCGGCCCAAGGGCGCACCGGTCACGGGCGTGGCCGCCGACGCCTCCGGCCCGCTGTCGTTCATGGACGTCTGGGATGCGATGTGCCGCACGATCATGTCCGCAGGCAGCCGCCGGGGCGCGATGATGGCGACCATGCGCTGCGACCACCCGGACATCGAGGCCTTCATCGGCGCGAAGTCCGACAGCGCGCGGCTGCGGATGTTCAACCTCTCCGTGCTGGTCACCGACACCTTCATGGAGGCGGTGAAGGCCGACGGCCCCTGGGATCTCCAGTTCGACGGTACGGTCTACCACACCGTGCAGGCGCGCGACCTGTGGAACCGCATCATGCGCGCGACCTACGATTACGCCGAGCCGGGGGTGATCTTCATCGACCGGATCAACAAGGCCAACAACCTGAACTACGTGGAGACGATCGCCGCCACCAACCCCTGCGGCGAGCAGCCCCTGCCTCCCTACGGTGCCTGCCTCCTGGGATCGGTGAACCTTGCCCGGCTGGTGGCCGAGCCCTTCACCGACGCCGCCCGTCTCGACGAGGATGCGCTGGACGAGCTGGTGACCTGCGCCGTGCGGATGATGGACAATGTGGTCGACGCCTCGCGCTTCCCCCTGCCGCAGCAGGAGGCGGAAGCGCAGGCCAAGCGCCGCATCGGGCTTGGCGTCACGGGGCTGGCGGACGCGCTCCTGATGATGGGCCAGCGCTACGGGTCCGAAGAGGCCGCCGTCCAGGCGGAGGGCTGGCTGAAACGGATCGCCCGCGCCGCCTACCTCGCCTCCGTCGATCTGGCGAAGGAGAAGGGCGCCTTCCCGTTGTTCGACGCAGAGAAGTACCTCGCCTCCGGCAACATGATGGCGATGGACGAGGACGTCCGTTCGGCGGTGCGGGAACACGGCATCCGCAACGCGCTGGTGACCTCCATCGCGCCCACCGGGACGATCTCGCTTTACGCCGGGAACGTGTCGTCGGGGATCGAGCCGGTCTTTGCCTACGCCTACACCCGCAAGGTGCTGCAGAAGGACGGCACAAGGACCGAGGAGGAGGTCGTCGATTACGCCGTGCAGATGTACCGCGCGGT is a genomic window containing:
- a CDS encoding DUF1489 family protein codes for the protein MPATVHLLKLSVGTESVEDLAAWQTAQAPRWPEGMPRHVTRMWPRREAEVLNGGSIFWVIKGLIQARQRIARLDRVTGQDGIERCAIVLEPGLIRVQTTPKRPFQGWRYLATGDAPADLPASRAAEDPLPPELAGALAEIGVI
- a CDS encoding SulP family inorganic anion transporter, which gives rise to MTPKILTTMKTYDRETLRADVLAGITVAMVALPLSLAIAVASGAGPEKGLVTAIVGGFLISLLGGSRVQIGGPTGAFIVVVYGVIAEHGYDGLVLATLMGGLILLIAGALKAGRLIRLVPEPVINGFTIGIAVIIATSQLKDLLGLDADVPAEFFAKLGALWQARDAVSGAALGAGLAAMVLIVALRRAFPKLPGLIVAVALVSAVVAVADLPVDTIRSRFGDLPRSLPLPAVPEVTLARLAELLPSALIIAFLAGVESLLSAMVADRMSGGHHRPNAELLAQGAANVGSALFGGLPATGAIARTATNVRAGGRTPVAGLVHAVTILVVMLVAAPLAGYMAMPALAGLLILTAWNMSEPHRWASYLKERRSDQVLLVLTFVLTVVADLTVAIGTGVALGLALRLARRQVPDADWEPRDR
- a CDS encoding adenosylcobalamin-dependent ribonucleoside-diphosphate reductase codes for the protein MTRFAAPIAEQIWDMKYRLKEADGTPIDLSVEDTWRRIARALAEVEAEPAVWEDRFYAALEDFKYLPAGRITAGAGTARSVTLFNCFVMGTIPDTMGGIFDMLKEAALTMQQGGGIGYDFSTIRPKGAPVTGVAADASGPLSFMDVWDAMCRTIMSAGSRRGAMMATMRCDHPDIEAFIGAKSDSARLRMFNLSVLVTDTFMEAVKADGPWDLQFDGTVYHTVQARDLWNRIMRATYDYAEPGVIFIDRINKANNLNYVETIAATNPCGEQPLPPYGACLLGSVNLARLVAEPFTDAARLDEDALDELVTCAVRMMDNVVDASRFPLPQQEAEAQAKRRIGLGVTGLADALLMMGQRYGSEEAAVQAEGWLKRIARAAYLASVDLAKEKGAFPLFDAEKYLASGNMMAMDEDVRSAVREHGIRNALVTSIAPTGTISLYAGNVSSGIEPVFAYAYTRKVLQKDGTRTEEEVVDYAVQMYRAVHGEDAELPDYFVNAQTLAPLEHVRMQAAAQKWVDSSISKTINCPEDISFEDFKEVYMAAYETGCKGCTTYRPNDVTGSVLSVSEEKKAPEVVANSDAEPQTPHGDVIYMSEPFDRPEHLEGNTYKLKWPDSEHAIYLTINDIIVGGRRRPFEVFINSKNMEHFAWTVALTRMISAVFRRGGDVSFVVEELKAVFDPRGGAWVQGKYIPSILAAIGGVIERHMIAIGFLEGEGKGLKSDPTAKVVGLDAPRGKACPSCGQFSMMMVEGCMTCSSCGHSKCG